ATCCATTAATGGACTTGTTGGTTAAATGCCACCAAcaccaataaaaaaaaatattggctACCTTCATTTTCTGCATTACATCATGCAAATCACCAACTTCGTTTTGGAATTTTTCTTGCATCGACTGAAGGCGTGACTTCAactaaaagattttaaactcTTAACGACGAAGCATGTTGTTAGATGAGATGTTCAACATAACAAACCTTTTTCTTACTTTCTTAAGTACTAATGCACATATAGTCAATGCCAGTCTTTACTTAATTGGAATATCATTTTAAAACAGATGGTTTGGGCGATTTTAAAAGGTCATTAGACTATCGGGTTTGCTACTGTAGGCGTATGTAAGTCAGTACACGATCGTAAACAACTTTAAGTCATTCGGTCTACCATGGGTAGAGTTTATTCTACAATGGCTAGGGTTCAGTCTACCATTGGTGGGGTTCAATCGACCATCAGTGGGGTTCAGTCTACCATGGGTAGAGTTCAGTCTACCTTTTGCTCCTGCTCTTGAAAGGTCCTTCTTTCCCGCTCGACTCTCATGTCacactctttctttttttccaatGCAGCCTACCaagaaaagttattttcaatttaatttaaaatcggccaggttaatttttaaaaaaatgataagcTACTAACATTGTTGTATGAATCAGCCAGTCTTTTCCGTAGCTCAGTTTTTTCAACGTCAAATTGATTCTTTAGAGCAGCTAGTTCATGTTCGAGCTACAACAgacaaaaacaagaacaaattggggaaaattaaaaacaagctAGCAGTGACAAAATAACATAGGGAACGAAAAGAGGATATACTACAAAACACGTACAAAGGGGATAATTTTTCATACGGATACCGAAGTAAGAACATTAAGTGAGGCTGTGTATGCAAAAATACCAATTGCTGTTCACCAATTTAATTTGTCTGCAAATGTCGAAGGATGTTTTTAAAAAGCAGTATTGTCCCCGTTCAATGACCACTCATTTAATAACCTGATTCCAAATAATTCTTCCCGGACATCTTCTTCTCtacttttgacattttttaacattACCCATCAACCTTCTTTACTCTGACCATTTACATCTTCGAATGGAGTTCTTTATAAAAGACGAGCTTAGTACTGGGTAAACTGAAGTCAGTATTAAAGTGTTAAATTTGGAAATAAAGGTTAACAGTTAAAGCAgaagtttttaagaaaatttctaGTTGATACTTTCGCAAATTATGCCTACCTTGCCAGGCCATTTTTCAGCTTCTTTCATTTTCTCTATAAAGCTTTCGCGTAATTGTTGTATTCGATTCTGATGCGCTTCTATCATTCTTTCTCTAAACACATGGAACGCTGTATTTACATTCGACTAGTAATCATAGACCTGTGACGTTTGCTCCTCACTTCACACCGCTTTCAAGGTAGTCGCCATTTCAGTTAAAATTGGTTACCATCGTGTATATCTGGGTTATTTTGCAACAGTTAGAACATACTTGATGTCATTTAACCGCAGAaaattcgtttgtttgtttaattcttgttTTTACTATGCCCAATTCCCCAATTTCAGAAAATGTAATAAAGTCCAAATATTTGCAATATGGTCAGGAACATGCTATAGCtgcattattttttcaaatttttcaaaataacattAGAAGTCAAAGTAATTTGTAATTGTACCTACTGTGTAATTACAAATATTTATTATCTATTTGGaaatttaacaataaaatattttaggaaAAAACAGGCCAAATTCTTCGATAACATTACTAAAATGAGACCCTCGTTGTTATGGTTATGCCCCTTGCATTGACCACACCCCATGTGTAAAATATGGATCCTATAAAAAGGTATCATGTTACTTCAACTCGAATGATAACTTTTTCTATGAGCTCATAAACCGTTACtctctttttttaacaaacaatatttgttaaaaaataaaattcttactTTTCCTCTTTCAACtccttattttctttttctacacTTCGAATTGAGTTGAGCAGTTTCtgaaatattcataaaaaataacaataaaaaaaactgattaATTCCGGAGATCGCAAAAagaagtgatttttttatttctataataAAAGCCAGTAAAAAGACATGCAATCGCATACTGAAATTAACAAGATCTGACGTACACttatttcaaaaacttttgatACATGCTccataacatttttcaaaaataaatttcacaatCCTTAAATAATGATCTACCGCAATGTTTCATTCCCATGCTGGCACACTTTTAAGTAACAATTTCCAGGCTAACTTTTAAGTTGTAGTTAGACAAAAAATCTCACCCTTCAGTGGAAAGATTCGAAATACCTGTCTGTCACTACTACCAGAAGCTTGGAGTAATTTCAACGACTCTTTCAAATCAGAAACTTCTTTTTGATAATTTCCAATCTGCTCTGAGGATGCTTTCATATCAATGCTATGAATGacctaaaaatacaaataacgAAATCTCTACCAGTGCAGCAAAGTGTTTACACAAAAATACTTTCAACTTTCTTCGATTCCTGGTGACGCAGATTACAGATAATTGAGAACACTTTGCAGGAAAGTATCCAGCAAAAGTATCCTTAACAGGCAACAAAGAATACATTTAAAtctcattttaaaaacattatcgACTGAATAAGTTTTGATATTCGAGTCCACTCATTCAACACCTGTCTATAGGTTGACAACTGAATGCTCTGAGAGAATTAACCATTCACATGTTAGTACTTACAACCTAATAACCCATAAGAAAGCTTTCTGTCATTTCCTGACTTCTTTAATATTGTAGACactttgcattttaaaaattctgtgaTAAATATTTTAACGAATTAAAACTTTACATAATTTCGAAAATATTCCCCACAGTATCTATAAACTGTCAACATTTACCCTAAGTTCGTCTATTGACTTCAATAAATCTTCATTCTTATCTTTATATTCTTGTATTTTCTTGTTATGTTCACGATGAATCTACAACAGAGAACAGCTCTAGAAAAATGAATGTTTACACTCAACACAATCATATCCTCGAAACAAAATTATATGTCatacttgtttttctttatcttgATATATTTTCAACTGCGTTGCTAACTCTGAAGAGTGATCCATTGTTAACTACGAAGGAACATAAACATATTCTACGTGAAAATGCGGAAGTACTAGTTTTTACAAAATGGTGCTATAGAGAATATCATGGAGACATATACTTGAAAAAGTACAGTAAATTAATGTCTATCTGTGCAAAAGTTTCAGAGCTTTTAATAAAGTGAAAGAAATGCATTTTGGGTTAAACCTTAGTACATACCTTATTTAGCTGTTTAGTGTGTTGATCCTTTGCAACTTTAAAATCAATCATTAGATCTTGTTTTTCCATATGGGCTTGTGAAAGAATctacaatatatttttcttattacCAGATTATATGCCTAAACATTAAATTATGGCACAAGGATTTGATGGTCGTACTACCATCATTATTAAGCATTACTTCTGTTCTTATTATTTCAATTACCTCATCTCTAGACTTATTTAAAAACGTCTGTGCCTGGAGAAATGTTTCCACTAGAAGTTTCTTCATAACAGACATTTCATCACACTGCTCTGTCAGAATTCTGCTGCATCTATctcttagtttttgaaaatcttgCTTTACTGCAGAAACACTTTTTTGAATGTACAGGTCGAGCTCGTTTTTCTGTTGATTTAATTTTTCGTTATGATTTTTCAGTACTTTTCCTTCTTCGGTAGATTTAAAAAAGTCTGCACGAAGATTGTCTATGGTTTGATCCTTTCCACAGCTAACAGTATACAATTCGTTATATCTGCAAAAAAAAGCACACACCAAGTGACTAAGATTAACCACAGAGAGTGCATTTTGCAGATAAGAAGAACATCATAAAAATATTAGAACTAAATATTACATTATTCTTATTATAAACTTGTTTTCTGGCTGCGAAAAgcaatattttttcaataaaggAAAGTAACAAAGTCTTTGCATAATCTTAGAATAAATAATGCTGGCAAAGTTGCAGGTATagagttaaaaataattttaatgaaagTTTGGTTTTGGTGAAGGACAAACAGTTAATCGCTACTTGCATGATAACTGCTGGAAGTTCTAGAATCAATTGACATATAACACAGACAAAAATTTTCCTACCGTTGCTCTTCCAACTCCCATTTCATAAGTAATTCTTTTGACTGAATTTTTAATTGGCAAACTTCATCTTTTAAAATCTCTTCTCTATCATGAAAATGTTGCAACCGATCGATCTAAATATCATGGTATCTTAGAActttagctatatatattttaaagtatCTATGCCAACTTGCATTGAAATGATGTGCGAACAATAGGATTTTTCTGCTGTAAATGACTGtttttattattcatttttttatccaCCACCACGTTGCAGTCAAGTCTTGAAAATATcttctgtatttttttgttaatcagGAAATTTTAGCCTTTTAAGGACCGCTGTTCAGTTTTGCACATGCAGTAATTTTCTCTTCATTTTGACTAAAGGTTTGGAATAAGTTACCGGTGCTGTTTTTTGAAGCAGCATTCTAACACCCATGTACTTAAAGATGATTTAAAGAAATCACACATATAATTCACTTCTGTGGGAGTTCTGTGGGAGGGATCGCATCACAAAACTTAATGTGAGGGGCCTATGATATGTTATGTTATACCAAAATCACTGGAGCAATTGAGATTCATTTGCAAGGTACTGAAATCTACTATTCTTTGAGAtgtaaaacaaataaacaaatgaatTTAATCTTATTGATTCATTTTTGTAAATTCATAGCctaaaatttaata
The genomic region above belongs to Hydractinia symbiolongicarpus strain clone_291-10 chromosome 4, HSymV2.1, whole genome shotgun sequence and contains:
- the LOC130641996 gene encoding GRIP and coiled-coil domain-containing protein 2-like, with protein sequence MSEDISHYKPKHPLPEEIQNLPRHDTVCKFCGVSYLIHNEIKRLEDKIQEYEKQIDRLQHFHDREEILKDEVCQLKIQSKELLMKWELEEQRYNELYTVSCGKDQTIDNLRADFFKSTEEGKVLKNHNEKLNQQKNELDLYIQKSVSAVKQDFQKLRDRCSRILTEQCDEMSVMKKLLVETFLQAQTFLNKSRDEILSQAHMEKQDLMIDFKVAKDQHTKQLNKLTMDHSSELATQLKIYQDKEKQIHREHNKKIQEYKDKNEDLLKSIDELRVIHSIDMKASSEQIGNYQKEVSDLKESLKLLQASGSSDRQKLLNSIRSVEKENKELKEEKERMIEAHQNRIQQLRESFIEKMKEAEKWPGKLEHELAALKNQFDVEKTELRKRLADSYNNAALEKKKECDMRVERERRTFQEQEQKLKSRLQSMQEKFQNEVGDLHDVMQKMKREKEDLIASSNKTVCEMEREFQSRLATKTQHNESMCTRRTEELQNVVQLADQEIRDKNIKLQEMEDKIQNLRDCVRRECEERFELTESLAQARTELLSMQRYYGNNNSLSKSMLPSPPAYGRKSFLQNYEHMNNSKKDSDRNGLPTPVLRRNYSSGSEGNTIGNYVEQKSKSSEQSRDRINVALARHSKNKLKLSLKSQNKTS